Proteins encoded together in one Juglans regia cultivar Chandler chromosome 9, Walnut 2.0, whole genome shotgun sequence window:
- the LOC109014120 gene encoding uncharacterized mitochondrial protein AtMg00820-like has protein sequence MSAELQALQDNSTWTLEHLPPGKKPIGCKWVFKTKLKADGSIERYKARLVAKGYTQVEGLDYHETFAPVAKMTTVRCLLAIAATKNWIIHQLDVNNAFLHGDLDE, from the coding sequence ATGTCCGCTGAACTACAGGCACTACAAGATAACTCCACTTGGACTCTTGAGCATCTTCCACCTGGTAAGAAacccattggatgtaaatgggttttcaaaaccaaactcaaagccGATGGATCCATTGAAAGGTATAAAGCCCGACTGGTTGCCAAGGGCTACACTCAAGTTGAAGGTCTTGACTATCATGAGACTTTTGCTCCGGTTGCCAAAATGACCACCGTCCGCTGCTTATTGGCAATCGCTGCTACAAAAAATTGGATCATTCATCAACTCGACGTCAACAATGCCTTTTTGCACGGTGATCTTGATGAATAA